Proteins co-encoded in one Sulfuricaulis limicola genomic window:
- the ftsZ gene encoding cell division protein FtsZ: MFELMDTYGQQAVIKVIGVGGGGGNVVDHMVAASIEGVEFINANTDSQALKRSQAKTILQLGTNLTKGLGCGANPDIGRQAAVEDRERIAEVLSGADMVFITAGMGGGTGTGAAPVVAQVAKDMNILTVAVVTKPFPFEGRKRMAIADQGISDLGQYVDSIITIPNEKLLTVLGKDATLLDAFGKANQVLQNAVQGIAELITRPGLINVDFADVRTVMSEMGMAMMGAASASGPSRAREAAIAAVSSPLLEDINISGARGILVNITAGLDMSIGEFEEVGNAIKEFASDDATVVIGTVIEPEMREELRVTVVATGLGQEKARKQPYKVVKTGTGTTDFEDYETPTVIRNRRTERPLATAAEAAIEYLDIPAFLRKQAD, encoded by the coding sequence ATGTTTGAATTAATGGATACTTACGGGCAACAAGCGGTTATCAAGGTCATAGGAGTAGGCGGTGGCGGCGGCAATGTCGTCGACCACATGGTCGCCGCCAGTATCGAAGGCGTGGAGTTCATCAACGCCAACACCGATTCGCAGGCGCTCAAGCGCTCGCAGGCCAAGACCATTCTGCAGTTGGGCACCAATCTCACCAAGGGTCTCGGTTGCGGCGCCAACCCCGACATCGGCCGCCAGGCTGCAGTCGAGGATCGCGAACGCATTGCCGAGGTGCTTTCCGGCGCGGATATGGTGTTCATTACCGCCGGCATGGGCGGCGGTACCGGCACCGGCGCGGCGCCGGTGGTGGCGCAGGTCGCGAAGGACATGAACATCCTGACGGTCGCCGTTGTGACCAAGCCGTTTCCGTTCGAGGGGCGCAAGCGTATGGCGATAGCGGATCAGGGCATATCCGACCTGGGCCAATATGTCGACTCTATAATAACGATCCCGAACGAGAAGCTGCTGACGGTACTGGGCAAGGATGCGACCCTGCTGGATGCCTTCGGCAAGGCCAACCAGGTGTTGCAGAACGCGGTGCAGGGCATTGCCGAGCTGATCACGCGGCCGGGGCTTATCAATGTGGACTTCGCCGACGTGCGCACCGTGATGTCGGAGATGGGCATGGCCATGATGGGCGCGGCCTCCGCCAGCGGTCCGTCACGCGCGCGCGAGGCAGCCATCGCGGCGGTCTCGAGCCCGTTGCTGGAGGACATCAATATCTCCGGCGCCCGCGGCATTCTGGTCAACATCACCGCCGGCCTCGACATGTCCATCGGCGAGTTCGAGGAGGTTGGCAACGCCATCAAGGAATTCGCCTCCGACGACGCGACCGTGGTGATCGGCACCGTGATCGAACCCGAGATGCGCGAGGAACTGCGCGTGACGGTGGTGGCGACCGGTCTCGGCCAGGAAAAGGCGCGCAAGCAGCCGTACAAGGTGGTCAAGACCGGCACCGGCACGACCGACTTCGAGGACTACGAGACCCCGACGGTGATCCGCAATCGACGCACGGAGCGGCCGCTGGCCACGGCGGCGGAGGCAGCCATCGAGTACCTGGATATCCCGGCCTTCCTGCGCAAGCAGGCGGACTAG
- the lpxC gene encoding UDP-3-O-acyl-N-acetylglucosamine deacetylase — MIKQRTLKNVIRATGVGLHTGEKVYLTLRPASSDTGIVFRRIDLADPVEIRACPENVSDTRLSTTLEYNGVRVSTVEHLMSAFAGLGIDNAYVDLTAAEVPIMDGSAGPFVFLVQSAGIAEQSAPKRFIRIKKEVRVDEEDKWACFQPFEGFKVSFAIEFNHPTFRNSTQNATVDFSTTSFVKEISRARTFGFMGDLEALRAVGLARGGGLDNAIVLDEYRILNDDGLRYEDEFVKHKVLDAIGDLYLLGHPLIGAFSAHKSGHSLNNRLLRQLVMNQDAWELITYDENDQAPIAFVRTAPAA; from the coding sequence ATGATTAAACAACGCACTCTGAAAAACGTCATCCGCGCCACCGGCGTGGGTCTCCACACAGGCGAAAAGGTCTATCTCACCCTCCGGCCCGCTTCTTCCGATACCGGAATTGTCTTTCGCCGCATTGACTTGGCTGATCCGGTTGAAATCCGTGCCTGCCCGGAAAACGTCTCCGACACGCGCCTCTCGACTACACTTGAATATAACGGTGTGCGTGTTTCCACGGTGGAGCATCTTATGTCGGCATTCGCCGGTCTGGGCATCGATAACGCCTACGTCGATCTGACGGCGGCGGAAGTGCCGATCATGGACGGCAGCGCCGGGCCATTCGTGTTCCTGGTGCAGTCGGCCGGCATCGCCGAACAGAGCGCGCCGAAGCGTTTCATCCGCATCAAGAAGGAAGTGCGCGTGGACGAGGAAGACAAATGGGCCTGCTTCCAGCCGTTTGAGGGATTCAAGGTTTCCTTCGCCATCGAATTCAATCACCCGACCTTCCGCAATTCGACCCAGAACGCCACGGTCGATTTTTCCACGACCTCTTTCGTCAAGGAAATCAGCCGTGCCCGCACCTTCGGTTTCATGGGCGATCTTGAGGCGCTGCGCGCGGTAGGGCTGGCGCGCGGTGGCGGTCTCGACAACGCCATCGTGCTGGACGAATACCGCATCCTGAATGACGACGGTCTTCGTTATGAAGACGAATTCGTCAAGCACAAGGTGCTGGATGCCATCGGCGACCTGTACCTGCTGGGGCATCCGCTGATCGGCGCCTTCAGCGCCCACAAGTCCGGGCATTCCCTCAACAACCGTCTGTTGCGTCAATTGGTGATGAACCAGGATGCCTGGGAACTCATCACTTATGACGAAAACGACCAGGCGCCCATCGCCTTCGTGCGCACGGCCCCGGCGGCCTGA